Below is a window of Moorella thermoacetica DNA.
TGGGTACCCCCAGCCGCCGGGCCAGGCGTTCCAGTTGCTCGAGATACTGGCCGATTACCAGGACCTGTTCGCCCTCGTGGCGTTTTATAATGTTCTCAACCACAGCCTCTTTTACCGGGTTGGTGGCGGCGATGCGGTACTTGTCCCGCTCACCGGCGGAGGCGTAGTCCAGGCGCATCTCCGGCGGTAGATTTAGCCTCACCTCATAGCACGTGGCTTTGGCGATCCATCCCTGGGCCTCGAGCTGCTTCCAGGGTAAATCATATTTCTTGGGACCGATTAAGGAAAAGACGTCGTCTTCGTGGCCGTCTTCCCGGATCAAGGTGGCCGTCAGGCCCAGGCGCCGGCGCGCCTGGAGTTCGGCCGTAATGCGGAAAATGGGGGCCGGCAACAGGTGGACTTCGTCGTAAATTATCAAGCCCCAGTCCTGCTGGTTGAAAAGCTGGAAATTGGGGTAGTCCTCGTTGCGCCGGCGGCGGTGAGTGATGATTTGATAGGTAGCCACGGTCACAGGCTTTATTTCCTTTTTCTCCCCGGTATATTCGCCCAGCATCTCCGGGGGCAGGTCCGTCTTATCCCGGATCTCCGCCAGCCACTGCCGGGCAGCCGTGACGCTGGTCACCAGGATTAAAGTGTAACACTGGCAGAGGGCCATGGCGGCAATACCGACAACGGTCTTACCCGCACCGCAGGGTAAGACGATTACCCCGCTCCCGCCCCGGGAACTACCTCTGGCATAAAAGACCCGCGCCGCCTCCGCCTGGTAAGGGCGCAGGCTGAAGGTCTCCCCGTTCAAAGTCCTTTCGCGCAGGCTAAATGGTAATGGTGCCCCGGGAATATAGCCAGCCAAGTCTTCCACCGGATAGCCGATCTTGATCAGGGCCTGTTTGACCGGTCCCCGCTGCCAGGGGTCGATGGCCAGGGTGCAGGCATCTTGACGCTCCTTGATATACGGCTGGATGCGCTTGTTATTCGAGATTTCCGCGGCTATCCCCGGGTCGGCTGTGACCAGCCGCAATCCAGTTCCCCGGGCTACCAGCTTGACTTTGCCGTAACGGCCGACATATTCCCGGATATCGGCAACCACATTGGCAGGGAGGGGATACTTGCTGTAATCCGCCAACACCTGGATGATAGTGGCCGCATCCAGCCCGCCGGCAGCCGCGTTCCAGAGGGAAAGGGGCGTCAGGCGATAGGTGTGAATATGTTCGGGACTCTTCACCAGTTCGGCAAAACGGGCCAGGGCGTCCCGCGCCTCCGGGTAAAGGGGGTTATCAACCTCCAGCAGAATGGTCCTGTCGCTCTGGACTACCAGGGGAGCGTCTGACATGTCGGCCATAGGTTAACCTCCTGAAAAATATATCTTCTACCGTAGTTTAGATCAAAAAAAGCGGGTGAACAACCCGCTTACTCCACAATTACCCCGCTCCCCGGCCGGGGGCGGTTGCGATCTAACACCAAGCGATACTTATAACGGTATCCTGGCGATAGAAAAACCGGCCGGCACTTTTGGTAAGGCCCGGTTCGTGGTATAATGCCGTAGGGACTTGATTAAAAACGAGCTTAAATTAATTATGGAAGGGAATAGAAAATGGCTGAAATCCAAACCAAGAAAAAAGGACGAATACTGACCGGGGACCGGCCGACAGGGAAGTTGCACCTCGGACATTATGTAGGCAGCCTCATCAACCGGGTGCGGTTACAGGATGAGTATGATACCTTTCTGATTATCGCCGATGTGCAAGCATTGACTACCAATTTCGAGGAACCCGAAAAGCTGGCCCGTGATGTCCGGGAAGTCGCCCTGGACTACCTGGCGGCAGGGATCGACCCGGAGAAAAGCACCATTTTCGTCCAGTCTCTGGTACCGGAAATTGCCGAACTAACTATCTTTTACTCCATGATTATCACCGTCAATACCCTGCGCCATAACCCGACCATCAAGTCAGAAGCCGCCCAAAGGGGCTATACCGACATGACCTACGGCTTCCTGGGTTATCCGGTAAGCCAGGCGGCGGATATTACTTTCTGCAAGGCCAACCTGGTGCCCGTAGGTGAGGACCAGTTGCCCCACATTGAGTTGACCCGGAAGCTTGTCCGTCGCTTTAACAGCCTCTACGGCCCGGTCCTGGTAGAGCCCGAGGCCCTGGTAGGGGAAGTGCCGCGTCTGGTTGGCCTGGATGGAGCGGCCAAGATGAGCAAATCCCTGGATAATGCCATCAACCTATCCGACCCGCCGGAAGAGGTCGAACGCCGGGTCAAAAATGCAGTAACTGACCCGGCCCGCATCCGGGCTACCGATCCCGGCCACCCCGATATCTGTACCGTTTTTGCTTATCATACCGCTTTCAATAAGCCGGTGATTCCGGAGATCGAAGAATCTTGTAAAAAAGGCGCCATCGGCTGCGTGGCCTGTAAAAAGCGGTTAACAGCCACCCTCAACGAACTGCTGGAGCCCATGCGGGAACGAAGGGCCAGGTACGAAGCCAACCCTAAATTGGTTGATGAAATCCTCCTGGCCGGGACGGCGCGCGCCCGGGCGGTGGCGAAAGAAACTATGGCCCAGGTCCGGGAAGCCATGAAGATTAATTATTTTCCCAGTTAGCCAGCTTCGAGTGCCTGATACCATAGCCAAAGTAGATAAGCATCCCGACTATAAACCAGATGGCAAATCTAACCAACGTCGCTCCTGGCAAGCTGAAGGTCAGGGCCACGACTCCCAGGGTGGCTACCGGCGCCACCAACCATACGGCGGGAACCCTGAAGGGTCGTTCAATTTCCGGGTATCTCAAGCGCATGACCAGGATGGAAATAGAGGTCAGGAGGTAGGCGGTGAGCATGCCGATATTCACCAGTTCCACCAATTCTCCCAGGGAGAGGAAACCGCCTGTCAGGACGGCCACTGTCAGGACGATCAATGTGGCAACGTAGGGAGTACGCCTGGTTGCGTGTACCCGGGAAAAAACCGGCGGCAATAGACCGTCGCGGCTGAGGGCGAACAGGATGCGGCTCCCACCCAGCATAGCCCCCATCATAACTGTAAAAAGGCCGCAGATGGCCCCGGCGGCTACCAGACTCCCGCCCCAGCGTTTGCCCAGGTAGGAGAGGGCAAAAGCCACAGGTGCCGGGGTATCGAGTTTGGTGTAAGGAATAACCCCCGTCAGCACCAGGGAGACAAGAACATAAAGAGAAGCCACTACCACCAGTCCCAGGATCAGGCCTAAGGGTATATCGCGGTTGGGGTTCCGGGTCTCCTCGGCGGCAGTTGTGACGGCGTCGAAACCACCGTAAGCAAAGAAGCCCAGGGCGGCAGCAGTCATAACCCCTTGCCAGCCGAAGGGCAAAAAGGGTTGCCAGTTTACCGGTTTAACAAAGGGGAGGGCCACGATAATAAAAAACACCACGGTGAGGAGCTTTATAATCCCAATGGCATCGTTGACCTTACCTGTCAGGCTGATACCGCCGTAAATAATATAAGCCACCACCAGGAGGATGAAAACCGCCGGCAGGTTGACTATACCGCCGTGGGCTATATCGGTAGTAAAGGCCGGGGGCAGACTCAGGCCCATATCCTTTAACAACTCAACGATATAGCCGGACCAGCCCACAGCCACGGCGCTGCAGACCAGGGTGAACTCCAGGAGGACATCCCAACCGATGATCCAGGCAAATATCTCTCCCAGGGCAATATAAGAATAAGTATAAGCGCTTCCCGCCACCGGGACCATAGAAGCAAACTCAACATAACACAGGCCGGTAAAGATGGCTACCACCGCGCCGATTAAAAAAGAAATAGTAACCCCGGGACCTGCGTGTTCCGCCGCCATGACCCCCGGCAGGACGAATATCCCCCCACCTATGGTAATACCTATTACCAGAAAAAAGAGATCCATGGCCTTCAACTCCCGGCGAAGCCGATATTGGTCCATGGCAGCCATTTCCATGGCTGTAGCGATATCTTTTTTGCGCAAGATACTGCTGGCCATATTCTTTCTCCCCATCCCTTAAACCATTTTCCTTCTATATTTCCTTCTTTATCCCGCCATGACCTTGCCCTAAAATTTAGCGCCTCCTGATTTTTAAGGCCGCCGGCGAACAGATGATACGGGGCCAGTACCTGGCAGAGTCATCTGCTGGGTTCCGCCCGTGCATAAAACTTCATAAAAAGACGGCGGCAGAGTACCGCCACCGGCATTAGTATACCATATCAACTTCAGTAAAAGCCAGCCCCCGACCTCTCCGGGAAACAAGCCTCACAGGCCAGCTAAAGGGCAATATTTTTATTTGGAAGCCAACAGGTGGGCGAAACGGGCCTGGGGGGCCAGGTACTCTTTTAAGGGACGGGGATTGGCAACCTCTTTAACGGTCAGCCGCCCCCTTTCATATTCGGCCAGGGGCCACTGGCCCGTCTGGACGGCCAGGCGGGCGAGTTTTACGGTCAGGTGGCTGCTGTAACCCCACCCCGGCGGGCAGGGGGCCAGGACCTGAATGTAAGCCGGTCCCTCTATCTCCATGGCCTTCTGCACCTTGGTCAGGTAATCCTGGGGGTAGCCGATACTGGCCGTGGCCGCGTAGGGGACGTTATGGGCGGCGACGATGGCCAGCATGTCCTTCTTGGGCCTGTCTTCACCCCGGCCGGCCCTGCCCACCGGTGTGGTCGTCGTCCGCGCCCCCAGGGGGGTGGCGCCGCTCCGCTGCACGCCGGTGTTCATGTAGGCCTCGTTATCGTAACAGATAAAGATAAAGTTGTCGCCCCGCTCTATGGCCCCGGAGAGGGCCTGGAGGCCGATGTCCACAGTGCCGCCGTCGCCGGCCAGGCCCACGACTTTCACCCCGCTCTTGCCCCGGCGCCTCAAACCCGCCACCACTCCGGAAATGGCCGCCGCCGTGCTGGGGAAGGTGACATTGACGCAGGGCACTTTAAAGGCCAGCTGGGGGTAAAAGGTGGTCACCCCCAGGAGACAGCTCGGTGTGGTGACAATCACCGTTTCCGGCCCCAGGACCTTCAGGGCCATACGCACGGCCAGGATCCCGCCGCAGCCGGCACAGGCATAGGAACCCTGGACCAGCTCATTGTCGGGGAGTTCTTTTATCTTAACCATAACAAATACCCTCCGCTTTACCGTTTTCACTGCAGCCGCCCATAGCCCGGACCGGCTAGCGGGTTACTTCTGCCAGCCGCCGCTGACAACCAATCCTTCGCCCCTGTTCCGATGCCGGACAGCCTCCAGACAGTGGCGGAAAATGCCGGCCAGATCCTCAGGGCGAATATCGCGGCCCCCCAGACCGCCGGTAAAGCCAGCCACCACCGGTGCTCCGGGTACGCCCTGGAGGGCGGCCTTGACCTCCGTAGCCAGCACTCCTTCGTAACCGAAGGAGCAGTCCCGGTCCAGAACGGCCACCACCCTGGTCCCCGCCAGGGCCGCCCGGAGGGCTGCTATCGGGAAGGGCCGGAAACTCCGCAGGCGTAAAAATCCCACCGGTTCCCCCTGGCGGCGCAGATCGTCGACCACTTCCCGGGCCGTGCCGGCGGTGGCACCCATCAATACCAGGATCACTTCTGCCTCGTCGCAATAATAGGGGTCTACCAGGCCGCCGTAACTGCGCCCGAACAGGGCGGCGAACTCTCCGTCGACATCTTCTATTACCTCCTGGGCCCGGAGCATGGCCTGATGCTGGTAGTATTTAAAGGCAGGGTAAAGCTCCGGCCCGGCGCCGATGCCAAAAACCATGGGCCTTGCGGTGTCAACGGCATATTCCGGCCGGTATGGCGGCAAGAAACCGTCGACCGCCTCCTGCTCCGGCACGTCTACTATTTCTTCCGTATGGGATAGGACATAACCGTCCAGGCAGACCATGACCGGAGTCAGCACCTCCGGGTGGGCTGCTATCTTATAAGCCTGGAGGCAGGTATCCAGGGCTTCCTGGGCAGTTTCCACATAGAGCTGGATCCAGCCCGTGTCGCGGCAGGCTATGGCATCCTGGTGATCGGCCCAGATGGTCCACGGCGCCGCCAGGCCGCGGTTGGCCACGGCCATGACCAGGGGCACCCGACAGCCGCTGACGTAATGTAGCATTTCAAACATATAGGCCAGCCCCTGGGAGGAAGTGGCGGTAAAAACCCGGGTGCCCGTCACGGCGGCGCCGTAGCAGGCCGCCAGGGCGGCGTGTTCCGATTCCACTCGTATGTAGTCGGCCGCCATGGACCCGTTGGCAATATATTCAGCGATCTTCTCGACAATAGTCGACTGGGGAGTGATGGGATAAGCGGCCACCACTTCCGCCCTGGCAAGCCGGACGGCAGTCGCCACCGCTTCATTACCGTTCAAGTAGACGCGCATCGTTACTACCTTCTTCCACAAGGGCCAGGGCCTGGCGGGGACACTCCGTCACACAGATGCCACAGCCCTTGCAAAAATCCAAATTTAAAGTAACTGCCTCCTCTCCCCGGCGAAAACACCCCTCCGGACAGAAGAGCCAGCATGCCAGGCAATTATTACAACGCTCCCGGTCCAGGACCGGGCGCAGCAAGCGCCAGGATCCAGTGGTTGTACCTAAAAATGGTGTATAAAGGTTGGGACCCTTCTTTAATTCCTCTTCCCTCAACACCGGTAAAGCCTCCTCCCAAAAAATTAGACAACCGCCGGTTACACCAGCCGGCTGTCATGGTAGGCGGCACCCGGCTTTCCTGTCCCTTCACCGACTAATTCGTAGGCCTGCCGGGCCACCGCAGCGTTTTTGTTTACCAGCCCCTCCGGTAGGACATCGGCGATGGCCCTGGTCACCGCTTCTACCGGGAGCAGCCCGCTCAATCCCGCCAGGGCTCCCACCATGGCCGTGTTAACGATGGGAGCCTCCAGGACTTCCCGGGCCAGGTGGGTGGCATCCAGGTAATGAAGCCTGGCTCCGGCTGGAATACGCCCGCCGGCCACATCCCGGCTACTATTGATAAGTACTACTCCTCCGGGGGCCAGCCCGGCAAAGACGTTGGTAGTCTCCAGCAGGGTGGCGTCCAGCACGACAATATAGTCAGGGTTATAAATCTGGCTGCGGTCGCGGATCGGCCTGTCATCCAGGCGGGTAAAGGCTGTTACCGGCGCGCCCCGGCGCTCGGTTCCAAAGGAAGGAAAGGATTGGGCATGCCACCCGGCGTAAAGGGCTGCCGCCAGCCCGAAAATTCGAGCCGCGGTTACGGCCCCCTGGCCGCCCCGGCCGTGCCAGCGAATTTGTAGCATTTTTCCACCTCCTGCTAGCTATATTTTACCACCAGGTAATAAGACTAGCAAGTAATATTTGTCGATAAAAAAAGGCCGCGCCTTTGTAGCCGGCCCTAAATTACTCCATATGTCGAGGTCAAACATCCCTGCCGCCCGGGTCGCAGCACCAGGAAACACTGGGAATGATTAATCCCGGGGTTCCCGGCGAGCCCGGGGAGGGCCTACCTCCCTTTACTTTTTTCCCTGGCGATTAGCTCCTTGAGGCGTTCCTCATAAAAGCCGGCCAGCTCTTCGGCCGCCTCCTGGGAAAAGGCCTCGCTATAGATGTGGTAATGGGGCGTCTCCCCGTCAGGCAGAACCAAGGACCAGCCCTTCCCATGGCGCACCTGGACCCCGTCGAGGAGCTCCACCCCGTCTGCCGGTTCCTCGCTGATGAGAGTGCGCATGACCCTCCCCTTGGCCTCCCAGGGGCAGGCTACGGTACGGCTCGCGGTGTAAACCGGAGGCAGGGCGGCCACTGCAGAGTCCAGGCTTTCCTCCCTGCTGGCCAGCCAGTCCAGGATGTGCACGAGGGCCGCCAGGGCGTCCAGTTGCAGGTGCTGCTGACCTAAAGCTGTTTCCCCGTCCGCCCGGGCCATGGCCTCATGATAGATGCCGGGATGGCCCTTCACCCGCTCCACCCGGCCGTGGAGACCCCCGGCGACCTGTTCCAGCACCCGCGGTGCCGTCACGGGTAAAACCAGGCTGGCTCCCCGGTGGGTCTCCAGGTAAACCCGGGCCAGGAGGGTCATTTGCTGCGCCGGGGCCACCCGCCGTCCCTCGCCGGTGAAGAGGATCAATTCCTCGCCATTGGAGTCCAGGGCCGCCCCCAGATCAGCGCCATAACGCCGGATTTCCCCGGCGAAGTAGGGCAAATCTTCCTGGACGGCCTGCCAGGTTTTGGCGGGATCCAGGTCCAGGCGAATAACTTCGGCCCCGGCGTCCTGGAGGATGGTGCCGGCCACCCCGGCTACCTGTCCCTGTCCCCCCAGGGCTACCCGCAGGGCCCTTTTCTTCAGGCCATGGTCTCCCAGGGTCGCCAGCAACCAATCCCGGTAGGCCCCTTCAAGGCCCGGAAAATAAATGCTGGCCGGGACCTCCTGCACCCGGCGACCGTCCTCCCGCCAGTAGAGGTTCTCAATCTTGCGCACCGCTGCGGGGTTTAAGTCGTGGCCCCGAGAGTTTACCAGGTGCAGCCACACCTTGTCCCTTTCCGCTGCATCTCGCTTGATATGGCAACCGCCGTCGAGCCCCAGGGAACGGACGGCAAAACGGTGTATGGGCGTCAACAACCGGCCCAGATCGGCCACCTGCACCCCGGCAGCCATTAGGCCGGCGGCCAGGGCTTTATAAAGCATTTCCCCGGCCCCGCCGGCGAAGGTGCTGAGGCCCACCGTAGTGCCGGGAGGGAAACTGGCGCCGTAAGCCATACCCAGCCTTGTTACCTGGAAGGGAGTCAGGTCGCCGTGCAGGTAACCAGGGGCCTGGCTGCCGACAAAAAGGGGGCGGGCTACACCCCGGCCCCAGATAAGGCTCTCATGGACCACCGTCTCCCGGCCCAGGGTTTTCTCCGGCCAGACCTTGACCTCCGGGCGCACCTCGGCCCCGGCATCCACCTGGGTGCCGTCGCCAATGACGGCACCTTCATAGACCTGTACCCGGCGCTGGAGGCTGGCCCGGCTACAAACTACCGCCCCCCTGACGTTGGCCCCTTCACCGGTATAAACGTTGTCCCAAAGGACGGATCGCCTGACAGTGGCCCCTTCTTCCACCCGGGTGTAGGGCCCGAGAACGGTAAAGGGGCCAACAACGGCCCCGGTGGCAATGTGGCAGGCTCCACCGATAAGGACCGGGCCTTCAATCCGCGCCCCGGGGGCAATCTCCACCCCTTCACCCATCACCACACCGCCACCCTTATCCTGGCCCACCACCCGGACCTTCACCCGGCCCCGCAGGATATCCTCCTGGGCCTGGCGGTATTGGGTAAGGTTACCGATATCGCACCAGTAGCCGGAAAGGGTCACCCCGTAGAGGGGTCGCTTTTCCTTTAACAGCCGGGGAAAGAGGTCCTTGCTGAAATCAAAGGGCCGGCCCTCGGGGATCAGTTCCAGGACCTCCGGCTCCAGGATGTAGATGCCTGTGTTGACCCGGTCGCTGAAAACCTCGCCCCAGCTCGGTTTCTCCAGGAAGGAACGGATGCTGCCGTCGGGGTTGGTGATAACCACCCCGTACTCCAGGGGGTTATCCACTGCAGTAAGTACCAGGGTGGCCAGGGCGCCGCTTTCCTTATGCCGGGCAATGGCCGGCCGCAGGTCAAAATCCGTCAGGGCGTCGCCGCTCACCACCACAAAGGTTTCATCTAAAATAGCGGCCGCATTCTTGACGCTCCCGGCGGTACCCAGGGGCTTATCCTCGACAAAGTAATGCAGGTGCAGGCCGAAATCACTGCCGTCCCCAAAATATTCCTCAATAAGTTGCGGCAGGTACTGCAGGGTCACCCCTACCTCTTTGATACCAAGTTCACGCAGCAGGTCCACGCAGTACTCCATCACCGGCCGGTTGGCCACCGGCACCAGGGGTTTGGGCCGCTTGCAGGTCAGGGGCCGCAAGCGCGACCCTTCCCCGCCGGCCATGATGATTGCTTTCATAAAATATTTCTACCTCCTGCCTCCGGATTAAAAATTTCCCAGAGGCAGTATGCCCCTTTGGCGCCTTTTCTATTATTACTATATACTCCCAGAAAAACCAGCATCTAAAATACCGGGATTGTTGAGTTAGCTTTGGGCATAACAGTTACCACCTCTGCATCTGGCAATTCCTTCAAGGCCATGTTTATGGCGGCCTGTAGGTCGGGGGCTTTCCGGACCATCATTATCCGGGCCAGGTTGTCGTCCACGCCGTCGCTCACCAGGATTACCCGTGCCCGGACCAGGGAACGGCACCAGAGGAAGGCTTTGTGCCGGCCCATTTGAAATTCGCCTTGTTTAAAGACCTTTATTACCTCCTCCGGAGTATTGCCAGCCTGCATGGTGTCGATGAAGCCCTTCTCCCCGGCACCCTCCCGGCATTCGGCGCAGAGAATGATCACTCCCCCCTCTTTAACCAATCTAGTACCGTGGGCCAGGCCCTTCTGGGCCTGGTAGAGGTTGATATCCTTGGGAAAACCGCCGGGAGAAACAATGGCCACGTCGGCCAGTGCCGGTACCGGTACTTCGCTTACCTGACGGGCAACGGCCACCCCGGCTCGGTGAGCCGCCAGGTAATGGCCGGCTACTGTCCGGACAATCCCTTTATGGCTATTCAGGATAACGTTAATAATTAGGTTAATACCCACCAGGCCGCCGATTTCATCAATATCCTCCCGGGCCGGGTTGCCCTCTATCCGTCCCAGGGTTGCTTCCGGCTCTACCAGGTGGGCGTGGTTGGCGCGTATGGTGGCCTCACCACCGCAGCCAATGACCAGTGACTTGGACCCGGCCGTGTAACCGACAAATTGGTGAGGGTCAATCATGCCGATCAGAATCCGGCCGTCGGCCTCCAGGTAGTGGCGGTTGATCCAGATAGGGGTCCCCCGGGAGGAAACACCAATCTGCTGCAGGATCCCCGGAGCATAGGCGTCGTGGCTGATCACCTTTACCCGGGCGGCTACCTCTGGACCCACAATCAGGGGAAACTCCTCTGGTGGCGCCGGCCGGTGCAGTCCGGTCCCCACCAGTATGGTGACCTGTTCGTCTTTGATGCCGATAGCGTTTAGTTTTTCTAATAAAACTGGTAAAATAACATCATTGGGCACCGGCCGGGTGAGGTCGCTGACGACGATCACCACCTGCCGGACCCCCCGCAGTTCCTCCACCCCATGGTTGCCGATGGGTTGCTCCAGGGCCCGGCGCACATCGGCCGACGGATCAGGTACCCCGGCTATCTCACTGGGCACGACCTCCTTAACTTTTATACCCTCTGGCAACTCGCCGACAAGGTATCCTTGACCATAGGGTATCTTGAGGGCTAGTTGTTTATACTTGGGAACCTCCCGATTTCGCATTTCCCAGTACGTCGACCTCCGCGGCTCCCAGCCAACCGAGGGCAATATCGCCGGCGGCTCGGTCCTGCATTTCTTTACCCCCGGCCAGGGTAATATCGTAGGTAACCCCGTCATCCCGGTGATCAAGATCTATGCCAACCCTGTCAATGTAGCCACCATGAGCGAGGACATTGATGTGGATGCCGAGGCCCTAAGCCACAAGGAATTCATCCTTACCAACCGTTCCGCATCATAAGAATTTCTATGCCTCCCACGGGTCAATTTATCTATATAAAATACTCAACTTTAGCCCTCGGTAAATAAGTAGCTACCATTTCTTTGAAAAAAGCCTCCAGCGCCGTTCTTACTTCAGCGGGGTAAACATACTTACCATAACCAAATTGACCATACCGAAAAGTCCTCTCTTCTTCATCTAGAGGCAATTTTGTATTGGGAAATAGCGTTTCAATGGAAGTCTTGGCCCGTTTGGTAAAGCGATGGGTTATTAGCTCTAATGTCAGGTCATTCGATTCGGCAAGCAACGGTTGCCTGGCAATTACTTGAAAAAGATGGCGATATTGCTGCTGCCACCCTTCCAAATAAAATATAGGAGCAATAATGAAACCTGTCAGGTAACCTCCCCCGGCCATCTGTGCCGCCGCCGCCAGCCGTTGCCCCAGGGGCGGGGTACCATGCTCAAAACGCTTAATTATGTTTTCTGCATTGATACTAAAGCGAAAGCGGGTATGGCCCCGGTGGTCCAGGTTTAATAGCCCGTCTACATCAGTAAATTTAGTAGCAACCCGCAAGCGCCCCAGGGGTTGCCTGGCCATAAATTCAATAGCAGCGGCAAGGCTGCCGGTATACTTTTCTACCGGCACGGGATCTGAGGTGGCTGAAGCTTCAAAGTATGTTACTTCGGGGTCGCGCCGGTTAATATAATCCCGGGCCAGAGCGAGGATTTCAGCGATATTAACATAAATCTTTTGATAGGGCTTACGCCCAAAATGAGTAAACAGGTAACAGTATTCACACATGGCCGGACAACTTGTGACCAGGGGTAACTGGTAATGGGCCGAGGGCTTGCAGGTTTGAAAATCCCTGCTCCTTCGCACCCCTACTACCAGGGTACGTTTAGCTTCCAGAAAACTCTCCCGGGCTGTTTTGCCCGGGATACAAGTAACACGGTTGTGAGATGGGGTCATCAATACTTCGACTCTTTCTTCATGGAAGCGTTGATATAGTTTTCGCCCCAGGGGATAGTTCAAAGCTTCCGGTTCGAAGACAACCCGTTTTAATTCAACAGTCACCCTTAAAATCACCCTGGCTTACTTTATCCTTTTTCCTACCGTACCCTTTATTTGTCCGGGTTATACCCCAAGCATCACCCTGACCCACTCCAGCCACCTGCGGGCATGTTCAAAGAGGCGCCACAGGCCCAGGTTGCGGTAATAAA
It encodes the following:
- a CDS encoding amino acid permease: MASSILRKKDIATAMEMAAMDQYRLRRELKAMDLFFLVIGITIGGGIFVLPGVMAAEHAGPGVTISFLIGAVVAIFTGLCYVEFASMVPVAGSAYTYSYIALGEIFAWIIGWDVLLEFTLVCSAVAVGWSGYIVELLKDMGLSLPPAFTTDIAHGGIVNLPAVFILLVVAYIIYGGISLTGKVNDAIGIIKLLTVVFFIIVALPFVKPVNWQPFLPFGWQGVMTAAALGFFAYGGFDAVTTAAEETRNPNRDIPLGLILGLVVVASLYVLVSLVLTGVIPYTKLDTPAPVAFALSYLGKRWGGSLVAAGAICGLFTVMMGAMLGGSRILFALSRDGLLPPVFSRVHATRRTPYVATLIVLTVAVLTGGFLSLGELVELVNIGMLTAYLLTSISILVMRLRYPEIERPFRVPAVWLVAPVATLGVVALTFSLPGATLVRFAIWFIVGMLIYFGYGIRHSKLANWENN
- a CDS encoding thiamine pyrophosphate-dependent enzyme encodes the protein MVKIKELPDNELVQGSYACAGCGGILAVRMALKVLGPETVIVTTPSCLLGVTTFYPQLAFKVPCVNVTFPSTAAAISGVVAGLRRRGKSGVKVVGLAGDGGTVDIGLQALSGAIERGDNFIFICYDNEAYMNTGVQRSGATPLGARTTTTPVGRAGRGEDRPKKDMLAIVAAHNVPYAATASIGYPQDYLTKVQKAMEIEGPAYIQVLAPCPPGWGYSSHLTVKLARLAVQTGQWPLAEYERGRLTVKEVANPRPLKEYLAPQARFAHLLASK
- a CDS encoding 2-oxoacid:acceptor oxidoreductase family protein, whose product is MLQIRWHGRGGQGAVTAARIFGLAAALYAGWHAQSFPSFGTERRGAPVTAFTRLDDRPIRDRSQIYNPDYIVVLDATLLETTNVFAGLAPGGVVLINSSRDVAGGRIPAGARLHYLDATHLAREVLEAPIVNTAMVGALAGLSGLLPVEAVTRAIADVLPEGLVNKNAAVARQAYELVGEGTGKPGAAYHDSRLV
- a CDS encoding pyruvate ferredoxin oxidoreductase subunit alpha: MRVYLNGNEAVATAVRLARAEVVAAYPITPQSTIVEKIAEYIANGSMAADYIRVESEHAALAACYGAAVTGTRVFTATSSQGLAYMFEMLHYVSGCRVPLVMAVANRGLAAPWTIWADHQDAIACRDTGWIQLYVETAQEALDTCLQAYKIAAHPEVLTPVMVCLDGYVLSHTEEIVDVPEQEAVDGFLPPYRPEYAVDTARPMVFGIGAGPELYPAFKYYQHQAMLRAQEVIEDVDGEFAALFGRSYGGLVDPYYCDEAEVILVLMGATAGTAREVVDDLRRQGEPVGFLRLRSFRPFPIAALRAALAGTRVVAVLDRDCSFGYEGVLATEVKAALQGVPGAPVVAGFTGGLGGRDIRPEDLAGIFRHCLEAVRHRNRGEGLVVSGGWQK
- a CDS encoding 4Fe-4S binding protein; this translates as MLREEELKKGPNLYTPFLGTTTGSWRLLRPVLDRERCNNCLACWLFCPEGCFRRGEEAVTLNLDFCKGCGICVTECPRQALALVEEGSNDARLLER
- a CDS encoding DNA repair helicase XPB, whose amino-acid sequence is MADMSDAPLVVQSDRTILLEVDNPLYPEARDALARFAELVKSPEHIHTYRLTPLSLWNAAAGGLDAATIIQVLADYSKYPLPANVVADIREYVGRYGKVKLVARGTGLRLVTADPGIAAEISNNKRIQPYIKERQDACTLAIDPWQRGPVKQALIKIGYPVEDLAGYIPGAPLPFSLRERTLNGETFSLRPYQAEAARVFYARGSSRGGSGVIVLPCGAGKTVVGIAAMALCQCYTLILVTSVTAARQWLAEIRDKTDLPPEMLGEYTGEKKEIKPVTVATYQIITHRRRRNEDYPNFQLFNQQDWGLIIYDEVHLLPAPIFRITAELQARRRLGLTATLIREDGHEDDVFSLIGPKKYDLPWKQLEAQGWIAKATCYEVRLNLPPEMRLDYASAGERDKYRIAATNPVKEAVVENIIKRHEGEQVLVIGQYLEQLERLARRLGVPMITGQTSNRERERLYQAFREGTLKCLVVSKVANFAIDLPEASVAVQVSGAFGSRQEEAQRLGRILRPKKGGLPASFYTLVTRETVEQEFAVHRQLFLTEQGYRYVIIGPDLEQEGDKVYPLKTPTGSEPAVGAVIKQENLDGKVIDLMAWRQKAGR
- the trpS gene encoding tryptophan--tRNA ligase, whose translation is MAEIQTKKKGRILTGDRPTGKLHLGHYVGSLINRVRLQDEYDTFLIIADVQALTTNFEEPEKLARDVREVALDYLAAGIDPEKSTIFVQSLVPEIAELTIFYSMIITVNTLRHNPTIKSEAAQRGYTDMTYGFLGYPVSQAADITFCKANLVPVGEDQLPHIELTRKLVRRFNSLYGPVLVEPEALVGEVPRLVGLDGAAKMSKSLDNAINLSDPPEEVERRVKNAVTDPARIRATDPGHPDICTVFAYHTAFNKPVIPEIEESCKKGAIGCVACKKRLTATLNELLEPMRERRARYEANPKLVDEILLAGTARARAVAKETMAQVREAMKINYFPS